The Astyanax mexicanus isolate ESR-SI-001 chromosome 14, AstMex3_surface, whole genome shotgun sequence genome window below encodes:
- the LOC125781003 gene encoding digestive cysteine proteinase 2-like, with protein sequence MAMLKKNAGALEGQLFRKTRQLVTLSEQQLLDCSWLNGNSGCASGAIEHAFEYVEFEGLQSDATYPYEGKDGMCRFNPKNSKATCSGFEELPSGDETILQKAVAVIGPISAAIDTKRNTFQFYSSDNLPGVFRKGYQDH encoded by the exons ATGGCAATGTTGAAGAAGAAT GCAGGGGCACTGGAGGGTCAGCTGTTCCGGAAGACCAGACAACTGGTAACCTTGAGTGAGCAACAGCTGCTTGACTGCTCCTGGTTGAATGGGAACAGTGGCTGTGCATCAGGTGCAATAGAGCATGCCTTTGAGTACGTGGAGTTCGAAGGTCTGCAGTCAGATGCTACGTATCCCTATGAGGGCAAG GACGGGATGTGCAGGTTTAATCCGAAGAACAGTAAAGCGACCTGCAGTGGTTTTGAAGAGTTGCCCAGTGGAGATGAGACCATTCTTCAGAAAGCCGTGGCTGTAATTGGACCCATTTCTGCAGCGATAGATACCAAACGGAACACCTTCCAGTTCTATTCCTCAGATAACCTCCCAGGGGTCTTCAGGAAAGGGTATCAAGATCATTAG